From the bacterium genome, one window contains:
- a CDS encoding class I SAM-dependent methyltransferase, whose amino-acid sequence MDEFDYSLFPPQCDPNDPFYEEDNVSLLPEESTVPLVVDESQICPTTNDEYVEVDSVGLSDVVASNTPALVSNEETLSFSQQDLGVSNNRLWSYLNQFNHDLTFKHAFEVWWERGFDTTSLFISNYALQDKPNAQKLSDLRHDIYNRVPYNDLRIFYDEVENVISVLATKMGIVYERPADNLIPQFELEIDFERPVQGFGPRTYYAYDLKSGQRYRVSFNDEVGFTGGYYAVNIPRTFFGKAQELDQIVGYNINPMLNAPILPDPIYRFEAEKMSMVLDNGPEAYQAQLTAVAHEALGISLGALFYGLGGAAGGRGSLSQQFVQNAQPVFPEVEITTPIRSSNPYAPGDIRIKPGVVTELPGSRPTAVPYNPYLPEETLPLAAQGASGATTSSGGGLQTTTQTTVRPVVVNGNSSVPPLPTVARYQAPRMLMPSEIEAIKAEPLAVRYPGYVAPVLEPVVPTLVLPQGVRSISSVVPPLVPPMPPFILPTAEEYHEVILPEATSGADEIAEQHNDITPMIDVVDPEAFSGDLPVKPEEGMQVAGDMRIPEYKALLEKLRRELPKLPKPSDAAIEYVEENIKPLTEARDLAFRIIYLKDQIAVKGGFEVVTGLEDGAVPGVPAVLGGGLVYNSYDTVRQLFQALALVDPEIVDAALNPDLHPDRSDVARLIEAQVLAGMRILDLGCGPDTIFARLARAMGAEVWTVDMLPPDRIGPEGSVERAFYLQMDLSNRYAAARIYEATGGNFNLVTQAHLNSDAEPVMEVPNLPRMASALLRDGGAYSGSRNAWINVRGEFVPFVPTNNLNPESSGSFSAFYYLYGMRMPVDVEWDEDGRYKASTYGSPLEKMTYWLHDDESGDYLGVITRDGRFLDVDNYPYFEYSDPIHYPEVSGTLSTDQTVNLEIAQINLASFLPNTSFRNPAQEARVTSPSDIHTGDVFFITHAKGPVSTAISNSLDGAYQNIPRVALYDPRYPVDPDVFLQTTRTFYSADGALSLVGRNSDFPFENFDRYHVAGGFNVDCVYRTVRDVVQAFEASQRESIEIILHPQLIYGPLVLESGNIDYNIYYDNLQRAPNPQAELDAYIHELVEEFGEIQLVSAPANPLDLGHLYAVTLADGRKVTVKFVREGIQAEQQKPDRDLGDYVASVEPTRQALHPHPATSNSFEAFYYSDGVRVAVEVHKDEEGKYHILNDDEPYEGLTHWLHDAGGAFLGVLTGDGRFLSEYDHPYLGYVDPIHYPAPTFDLGIDQINFSNVLPDTSFRNPFQKERVTSPSQDHTGAVFLITHADGPAATNVGSFLANDYQDVPRVALYDSRFPVHPDVFLQMTSTFYSLDGSLDFLGVNSSFPFGNFDTYHLAGGYNNDCLATTFKNIVDSFLESDKKAIDVVFHPELIFGRLMYMSGRESKNDVYYDNLQGSVDPQTELNFYVQMLTMMMKADLRLVYAPANPLDLGQVYTITLEGGKVVTVKFVKEGQNSVPTEPELGLVLPFPVRSTQEEVVAAPQAVSIIPDEEGMAELVQDWMPAIEAKITYTIKEYERRYRVKLNDVAKEDIRNYFYRGFQGHLLDKLGEAYLENMRTEAETDDDDFDGILPMAFGLPMGRPLIGTRMHYDDVTSESIMEELDALETHVLERDPDELQEFLDKEITSARLVATNTSPVTTATPRSRAAFRLVRSTDDVSAASPVVRQVSISTRVLGGSESGPLDVYTFSDKFIGEGFIISYPAIASVTPPAVDSLTYVDNGDSGLVFTDGTKAYKVLYNTSTTREDPSNTQFGDTLLEAIGVPVVHVEGYSKIVFETEFGHPAVDSRIIPGLSYDVVQMNYLDPQVWTTSAFLTPDIKAIADQNLEVIKATLARYGLGYEDGGLQYKTNIITGEVVLVDPAEITVVDPVLFKAFYTSLPLRVLTRDENPNEREARESRENPELEDYNPGGD is encoded by the coding sequence ATGGATGAATTTGATTACAGTTTATTTCCTCCCCAGTGCGACCCAAACGATCCTTTTTACGAAGAGGATAATGTTTCTCTATTGCCCGAAGAAAGTACTGTGCCATTGGTTGTGGATGAATCGCAAATTTGTCCCACTACAAACGATGAATATGTGGAAGTTGATAGTGTAGGTTTAAGTGATGTTGTGGCGAGCAATACACCTGCACTGGTGTCAAACGAAGAAACTCTCTCATTTTCTCAACAAGACCTTGGTGTAAGCAACAATCGTTTGTGGTCTTATCTTAATCAGTTTAATCACGATTTAACTTTTAAGCACGCCTTTGAAGTGTGGTGGGAACGTGGTTTTGATACTACAAGTTTGTTTATTTCCAATTATGCTTTGCAAGATAAACCCAACGCGCAAAAGCTAAGTGATTTACGTCACGATATTTATAACCGTGTTCCATACAATGATTTACGCATTTTTTATGATGAAGTGGAAAACGTAATTTCTGTTTTGGCAACTAAAATGGGCATTGTGTATGAACGGCCGGCCGATAATTTAATCCCGCAATTTGAATTAGAAATAGATTTTGAACGTCCGGTACAAGGCTTTGGACCGCGTACTTATTATGCTTACGATTTGAAAAGTGGGCAGCGTTATCGTGTATCGTTTAACGATGAAGTTGGTTTTACCGGTGGATATTATGCCGTGAACATCCCTCGTACTTTTTTTGGTAAGGCCCAAGAGTTGGATCAAATAGTTGGATATAATATTAATCCCATGCTTAATGCACCCATTTTACCGGATCCTATTTACAGGTTTGAAGCGGAAAAAATGAGCATGGTGTTGGATAATGGGCCAGAAGCGTATCAGGCGCAACTTACTGCTGTGGCGCACGAAGCTTTGGGTATAAGTTTGGGTGCTCTTTTTTATGGTTTAGGTGGAGCAGCAGGTGGGCGCGGTTCGCTGTCACAACAGTTTGTTCAAAATGCTCAGCCCGTTTTTCCCGAAGTTGAAATTACCACACCCATCAGAAGCTCTAATCCTTATGCACCGGGAGATATTCGTATTAAACCGGGTGTAGTAACCGAATTACCAGGTTCAAGACCTACTGCTGTTCCGTACAATCCCTATTTACCCGAAGAAACATTACCGCTGGCCGCTCAAGGAGCAAGTGGTGCAACAACATCAAGCGGCGGTGGTCTGCAAACAACAACCCAAACCACAGTGAGGCCTGTTGTGGTGAATGGTAATTCTTCCGTTCCGCCGTTACCCACAGTAGCGCGTTATCAAGCCCCGCGCATGCTCATGCCTAGCGAAATAGAAGCGATTAAGGCCGAACCGTTGGCCGTGCGGTATCCGGGGTATGTTGCGCCTGTTCTAGAACCTGTAGTACCAACACTTGTTTTGCCTCAAGGTGTTAGAAGTATAAGTTCTGTTGTTCCGCCTCTGGTTCCTCCCATGCCGCCTTTTATTTTACCCACAGCCGAGGAGTATCACGAAGTGATTTTGCCCGAAGCTACAAGTGGTGCCGATGAAATAGCCGAACAACATAACGACATAACACCCATGATTGATGTTGTGGATCCTGAAGCTTTTAGCGGTGATTTGCCGGTAAAGCCGGAAGAAGGAATGCAGGTGGCTGGTGATATGCGGATACCGGAGTATAAAGCTTTATTAGAAAAGCTGCGACGAGAGTTACCAAAATTGCCCAAGCCTTCGGATGCCGCTATAGAATATGTAGAAGAGAATATAAAGCCTCTTACCGAAGCGCGAGACTTAGCGTTTCGCATTATTTATTTAAAAGATCAAATTGCAGTAAAAGGAGGCTTTGAAGTTGTTACCGGATTAGAAGATGGTGCTGTGCCTGGTGTGCCGGCAGTTTTGGGTGGCGGGCTTGTTTATAATTCTTACGATACCGTACGGCAACTGTTTCAGGCTCTGGCCTTGGTAGATCCGGAAATTGTGGATGCTGCCTTAAATCCCGATTTACATCCTGATAGAAGCGATGTGGCTCGCCTGATTGAGGCGCAAGTTTTAGCTGGTATGCGTATTTTAGATTTGGGTTGCGGACCAGACACTATTTTTGCCCGCTTAGCTCGTGCCATGGGGGCCGAAGTTTGGACGGTAGATATGCTACCACCCGATAGAATTGGCCCAGAAGGTTCGGTGGAGCGTGCGTTTTATTTACAAATGGATTTATCCAATAGATATGCAGCCGCTCGCATTTATGAAGCCACGGGTGGCAATTTTAATTTGGTAACGCAAGCGCATTTAAACAGCGATGCCGAACCAGTGATGGAGGTTCCTAATTTACCAAGGATGGCCTCGGCCTTGTTAAGAGACGGCGGGGCTTATTCGGGAAGCAGGAATGCGTGGATAAATGTGCGGGGAGAGTTTGTTCCGTTTGTGCCAACAAATAATCTGAATCCGGAAAGCAGCGGTTCTTTTAGTGCCTTCTATTATTTATATGGAATGCGCATGCCCGTTGATGTGGAATGGGATGAAGATGGCAGATATAAAGCTTCAACTTATGGTAGCCCCTTAGAAAAAATGACGTATTGGCTTCATGATGACGAGAGCGGGGATTATTTAGGTGTAATAACACGTGATGGGCGTTTTTTAGATGTGGATAACTATCCTTATTTTGAATATAGCGATCCCATTCATTATCCAGAAGTTTCGGGAACACTGAGTACAGACCAAACGGTAAATCTGGAAATTGCTCAAATTAATTTGGCCAGCTTTTTACCCAATACTTCTTTTAGAAATCCTGCGCAGGAAGCGCGGGTAACGTCACCGTCTGATATTCATACTGGAGATGTATTTTTTATTACTCATGCCAAGGGGCCTGTGAGTACGGCAATTAGCAACAGTTTGGATGGCGCCTATCAAAATATACCGCGCGTTGCTCTTTACGATCCCCGTTATCCTGTTGATCCTGATGTGTTTTTACAGACAACGCGTACTTTTTATAGTGCCGATGGAGCTCTTAGTCTTGTTGGGCGCAATTCTGATTTCCCGTTTGAAAACTTTGACCGTTATCATGTGGCGGGAGGCTTTAATGTTGATTGTGTATACCGTACGGTGAGAGATGTTGTGCAGGCTTTTGAAGCGTCGCAAAGGGAAAGTATAGAAATTATTTTACACCCTCAATTAATTTACGGCCCTTTGGTTTTAGAAAGCGGCAATATAGATTACAATATATATTATGATAATTTGCAAAGAGCTCCCAATCCACAAGCCGAATTAGATGCTTATATACACGAATTAGTAGAAGAGTTTGGTGAGATACAATTAGTATCTGCCCCTGCCAATCCGCTTGATTTGGGGCATTTGTACGCAGTAACACTTGCCGATGGCCGTAAAGTGACGGTGAAGTTTGTGAGGGAAGGAATCCAGGCTGAGCAACAAAAACCAGATCGTGATTTGGGGGATTATGTAGCCTCCGTAGAACCCACCCGCCAAGCCTTGCACCCGCATCCAGCGACTTCAAATTCATTTGAAGCATTTTATTATTCAGATGGAGTGCGTGTGGCTGTAGAAGTGCATAAAGATGAAGAGGGTAAATATCATATTTTAAATGATGATGAACCTTATGAAGGTTTAACACATTGGCTTCATGATGCGGGGGGAGCTTTTTTAGGCGTGCTAACCGGTGACGGTCGTTTTTTGAGTGAATATGACCATCCTTATTTGGGATATGTCGATCCAATTCATTATCCTGCCCCAACGTTTGATTTAGGAATTGATCAAATTAATTTTTCAAATGTTCTTCCAGACACATCTTTTAGAAATCCATTCCAAAAAGAACGTGTTACTTCACCTTCTCAGGATCATACAGGTGCTGTATTTTTAATAACCCACGCCGATGGACCTGCAGCTACTAATGTTGGCAGCTTTTTAGCTAATGACTATCAGGATGTGCCGCGTGTTGCTCTTTACGACTCTCGTTTTCCTGTTCATCCCGATGTATTTTTACAAATGACTTCTACATTTTATAGCCTCGATGGAAGTCTTGATTTTTTGGGGGTCAATTCAAGTTTTCCCTTTGGTAATTTTGACACTTATCATTTAGCAGGTGGATATAACAATGACTGTCTGGCTACTACTTTTAAAAATATCGTAGACTCCTTTTTAGAATCAGACAAAAAAGCAATAGATGTGGTTTTTCATCCTGAGCTTATTTTTGGAAGATTGATGTACATGAGTGGGAGAGAGTCTAAAAATGATGTTTATTATGATAATTTACAGGGTTCTGTTGATCCACAAACAGAATTAAATTTTTATGTGCAGATGTTAACTATGATGATGAAGGCTGATCTTCGCTTGGTTTATGCCCCTGCCAATCCCCTCGATTTAGGCCAAGTGTATACCATTACGCTGGAGGGCGGAAAAGTAGTGACGGTGAAGTTTGTAAAAGAGGGCCAAAATAGTGTTCCAACGGAACCAGAATTAGGACTAGTTCTTCCGTTTCCTGTTAGGTCCACGCAGGAAGAAGTTGTAGCGGCTCCGCAAGCTGTTTCTATTATTCCAGACGAAGAAGGCATGGCCGAATTAGTGCAAGACTGGATGCCCGCTATAGAAGCAAAAATAACTTACACAATAAAAGAGTATGAACGGCGGTACCGCGTAAAATTAAATGATGTAGCCAAAGAAGATATTAGAAATTACTTTTACAGAGGTTTTCAGGGACATTTATTGGATAAATTAGGGGAAGCGTATTTAGAAAATATGCGAACTGAGGCGGAAACCGATGATGATGATTTTGATGGAATTTTGCCTATGGCCTTTGGTTTGCCTATGGGCCGGCCACTAATAGGTACACGTATGCATTATGACGATGTAACTAGCGAATCTATCATGGAGGAGTTAGATGCTTTAGAAACGCATGTGTTGGAAAGAGATCCTGACGAGCTTCAAGAATTTCTTGATAAAGAAATCACCAGTGCTCGTTTAGTGGCAACAAATACAAGTCCTGTCACCACTGCTACTCCCAGATCGCGTGCGGCTTTTAGATTAGTGCGAAGTACGGATGATGTATCTGCCGCATCGCCTGTTGTGCGCCAAGTTTCTATTTCAACGCGTGTTTTAGGTGGTTCCGAAAGTGGGCCGTTAGATGTTTATACGTTTAGTGATAAATTTATAGGAGAAGGTTTTATTATATCTTACCCGGCTATTGCCAGTGTAACGCCGCCTGCTGTTGACAGTTTAACTTATGTTGATAACGGAGATTCGGGATTAGTGTTTACAGACGGCACTAAGGCATACAAAGTTTTGTATAATACCAGCACGACGCGTGAGGATCCTAGTAATACTCAATTTGGAGATACTTTATTAGAGGCTATTGGAGTTCCGGTTGTGCATGTGGAGGGTTATAGCAAAATTGTTTTTGAAACAGAATTTGGTCATCCCGCTGTTGATAGCAGAATTATACCTGGATTAAGTTATGATGTGGTTCAAATGAATTATTTAGACCCTCAAGTGTGGACCACATCAGCATTTTTAACACCAGATATTAAAGCTATAGCCGACCAAAATTTAG